One window of the Branchiostoma lanceolatum isolate klBraLanc5 chromosome 3, klBraLanc5.hap2, whole genome shotgun sequence genome contains the following:
- the LOC136430395 gene encoding uncharacterized protein isoform X2: MAPGLEIQRQTGQGARRVIDEGKTLHIENKLYSATFVYDDKDLPWVTCAVHYLEENYDQRIYYRGRDATPGHPITDNSIDSITNSNVVIVAISNAFLNNCWAKKEEGWALLHSVKTGGCKMLPVLLEDCELPKELSDLETLSLASVKKCHEEYLKRLGIGLHKLLTPGQCQRAKLTFDPDGNVGDEKDGKAVEPSDTVPFNGSEPDRNGTLVCNNAAMAAENKSNTKGSPPDRPLLNLQES, translated from the exons ATGGCCCCAGGACTAGAGATTCAACGGCAGACTGGCCAGGGCGCCCGAAGAGTGATTGATGAAG GAAAGACACTGCACATTGAAAACAAGCTATACAGTGCCACATTTGTCTATGATGACAAAGACTTGCCATGGGTGACATGTGCAGTACACTATCTGGAGGAGAACTACGATCAGAGGATATACTACAGAGGGCGTGATGCAACTCCAGGTCATCCAATCACTGACAACAGCATTGACAGCATCACAAACAGTAATGTGGTTATTGTGGCCATTTCAAATGCCTTTCTGAACAATTGCTGGGCAAAGAAAGAGGAAGGTTGGGCACTCCTTCACTCAGTTAAGACAGGAGGCTGCAAGATGCTACCTGTGTTGTTGGAGGATTGTGAACTTCCAAAAGAGTTGTCTGACTTGGAGACCTTAAGCCTGGCATCTGTGAAGAAGTGTCATGAGGAGTATTTGAAACGACTGGGAATCGGTTTACACAAGCTGCTGACACCTGGCCAG TGTCAGCGGGCAAAGCTGACATTTGACCCAGATGGCAATGTTGGTGATGAGAAGGACGGAAAGGCTGTTGAACCTAGTGATACAGTCCCCTTCAATGGGTCAGAACCAGACCGCAATGGCACCTTGGTGTGCAACAACGCTGCCATGGCTGCTGAAAATAAAAGCAACACCAAAGGTTCACCTCCAGATAGACCACTCTTGAATCTTCAG GAATCCTAA
- the LOC136430395 gene encoding uncharacterized protein isoform X1 gives MAPGLEIQRQTGQGARRVIDEGKTLHIENKLYSATFVYDDKDLPWVTCAVHYLEENYDQRIYYRGRDATPGHPITDNSIDSITNSNVVIVAISNAFLNNCWAKKEEGWALLHSVKTGGCKMLPVLLEDCELPKELSDLETLSLASVKKCHEEYLKRLGIGLHKLLTPGQCQRAKLTFDPDGNVGDEKDGKAVEPSDTVPFNGSEPDRNGTLVCNNAAMAAENKSNTKGSPPDRPLLNLQYLLNILACMVVMSINILDFCIRGILKCFMQLQEVLPGHLHIVKETIQAILVRTILQSLKSVLQSFIKNFMSMLPVFLQEVVSTVASGMRFSGDGSFTTFAATWIYNASVFHFAILLINGLLWQVSGYNVFQARLLDVVALFPPLVKGYYCMLHMPEYRQTIKAMYGCKTLTLKSMKDTLVQANVEYREVRICLLVTFAIEIAILSGMLGSMQISSLLFPMTRLASLLLLTLHAFFLSCVIIFYYHDNTVHSLISKRRFFFPDIMKREGFGKQERRLLSMIDELNRQRKSKPDKKHLMTGRKSTHGISKKYKRHPKPV, from the exons ATGGCCCCAGGACTAGAGATTCAACGGCAGACTGGCCAGGGCGCCCGAAGAGTGATTGATGAAG GAAAGACACTGCACATTGAAAACAAGCTATACAGTGCCACATTTGTCTATGATGACAAAGACTTGCCATGGGTGACATGTGCAGTACACTATCTGGAGGAGAACTACGATCAGAGGATATACTACAGAGGGCGTGATGCAACTCCAGGTCATCCAATCACTGACAACAGCATTGACAGCATCACAAACAGTAATGTGGTTATTGTGGCCATTTCAAATGCCTTTCTGAACAATTGCTGGGCAAAGAAAGAGGAAGGTTGGGCACTCCTTCACTCAGTTAAGACAGGAGGCTGCAAGATGCTACCTGTGTTGTTGGAGGATTGTGAACTTCCAAAAGAGTTGTCTGACTTGGAGACCTTAAGCCTGGCATCTGTGAAGAAGTGTCATGAGGAGTATTTGAAACGACTGGGAATCGGTTTACACAAGCTGCTGACACCTGGCCAG TGTCAGCGGGCAAAGCTGACATTTGACCCAGATGGCAATGTTGGTGATGAGAAGGACGGAAAGGCTGTTGAACCTAGTGATACAGTCCCCTTCAATGGGTCAGAACCAGACCGCAATGGCACCTTGGTGTGCAACAACGCTGCCATGGCTGCTGAAAATAAAAGCAACACCAAAGGTTCACCTCCAGATAGACCACTCTTGAATCTTCAG TATCTGCTGAACATCCTTGCATGCATGGTTGTTATGAGTATCAACATCCTGGACTTCTGCATCAGAG GAATCCTAAAATGCTTCATGCAGCTCCAAGAAGTGCTACCAGGACACTTGCATATCGTGAAGGAGACTATACAAGCTATTCTTGTTAGGACTATCCTCCAGAGTCTCAAAAGTGTACTGCAAAGCTTCATTAAGAATTTCATGAGTATGTTGCCAGTATTCCTACAGGAGGTGGTCAGCACTGTAGCCAGTGGTATGAGGTTTTCTGGAGATGGAAGCTTTACAACTTTTGCTGCCACCtggatatataatgcatcagtGTTTCATTTTGCGATCCTTCTTATCAATGGCCTGTTGTGGCAAGTGAGTGGATATAATGTCTTTCAGGCAAGGCTTTTGGATGTTGTCGCCTTATTTCCACCACTAGTCAAAGGCTATTACTGTATGCTGCATATGCCAGAGTACAGACAGACAATCAAGGCTATGTATGGGTGCAAAACATTGACCCTGAAATCAATGAAAGACACACTTGTCCAAGCTAATGTTGAGTACCGTGAAGTACGGATTTGTTTACTGGTAACTTTTGCCATAGAAATTGCCATTCTAAGTGGAATGCTAGGTTCTATGCAGATATCTAGTCTTCTCTTCCCCATGACTCGTCTTGCATCTCTGCTTCTGCTTACCCTGCATGCTTTCTTCCTTTCATGTGTCATCATCTTCTACTACCATGATAACACAGTTCACAGCCTCATATCAAAAAGACGATTTTTCTTTCCAGACATCATGAAAAGAGAGGGTTTTGGTAAACAGGAAAGACGACTTTTGTCCATGATTGACGAATTAAACAGGCAAAGAAAGAGTAAGCCGGACAAGAAGCACTTGATGACAGGTAGAAAGTCAACACATGGAATTTCCAAAAAGTACAAAAGGCACCCAAAACCTGTCTAA